AAAAACACGGCTGAGATGAAAACGTTTGTGTCCAGGACAACTTTCATCCAGACTTCCTGGTCTGGTCGATCATCTCCTTAACATCTGCACGGGTAAGTCCGGCTTTTTTGGCCTGGCGTCTTGCTTTCGAAATGACATTGTCGAACGCATCCATGGATGGCGGTGTGATTGTTTTCAGGATAACAACGTCACCCTCCGCGACCACCACGAACTGAGTCCCGGTTTCAAGATTGAGGGACTTTCGGATGGACTCGGGTATAACAACCTGCCCTTTAGAGGACATCTTTGTCGTCGCAACTGGTTTCATGGCGCCTCCTCATTATTCTTACTGGTAAGAATAACATGGTTTGTCCTTCGTCTCAACTCTTTTACCTCGCAATGACAGCAAAATAATAAAGGTACGCATTAACCGGTTGAACCACCTTTGTTGGGTTCCCTCTGCGTAACCCTCTTTTAAAACCCTGCCTGTCCTGAGCAAGCCACGGGTCCTGAGCCAGGTCGAAGGACGCAGCGCGTCGAAAGGGCGGAACGGTCCGTGAGCGACCGACTCTGCGGTCCTCTGCGTTAAGGCTCTTGATCTTCGGGATTGCCGCGGTCTGTCACCCCCACCTCGGTCCTCCCCCTTCAAGGGGGAGGAAGAATATGGAATAAGACTGTTCGATGCCCTACTCCCCCCGGTCCCCGATACCGTTACTGCAGGGAATACCACGTCCCCTTGCCGGCGCCGTGCTGCGCCAGGCGGCCCTGCTTCACCAGGCGGCGCAGATGCACCTTGAGGGTGTTGCGGTTCGCCCCGGTCAGGGTGACGGCCTCGGCCATCGTCAGCCTCCCCCGCTCCTTCACCACCTGAAGGATCTCCGAGGACAGGGCCGGAACCCTGTACAGCTCCTTTTCGCGATCAAGCTTCCTCGCCAGGTTATCCTTTTGCGCCTTGAGTGCCTTTAAGAAGAAAAGGGTCCAGTGGTTCAGGTTCTCGTCCCTTGTCCTGATCCCCGCTTGGGAGGACCTGAGTGCCTGGTAATACCCATCCTTGTTCTCCTCCACCATGCGCTCAAGAGAACTATAGGGAACATATCCATACCCGTTATGGAGCAGCATGAGTGTGGTCAGAATACGGGACAGGCGCCCGTTGCCGTCCTGGAATGGGTGGATAGCCAGGAAGTGGATCACGCCGGCGGCGATGACGAGCAGGGGATGAAGATCATCCCGGTCAAAAGCGTCGTTTACGCTTTTAGTCAATCGGGTCATCAATCCGGGAGTGGCGAACGGCGAGGCGGTTTCAAACACGATCCCCAGGCTTTTCCCTTCGCTGTCGAAGGCTTCTACATGATTTGGATTTTTCTTGTACTCACCCCGGTGCGGCGCATCCCGGACGCTGTGGCGAAGCAGGATTCCGTGGAGCTGCTTGAGGTGGTTCTCGTCCAGCGGAATATGCTCCCAGGACTCGAATACCGTGTTCATTGCCTCGGCGTACCCGGCCACCTCCTCTTCGTCCCTGGACCTGAAGGAGGTGGTGTCCAGACCTCTCAGGAGAGCTTCGACCTGCCCATCCGTGAGCCTGGCTCCCTCGATACGGGTGGATGAACCGATGGACTCGATGGAGGAAACCCGGCGCAGCCTGGCCATGGCGTCGGGCGGCAGGTGATCGAGCGTGGTCCACCGCCCCTTAAACTCGTCGATCTCGGCGATGAGCTTGAGAACCTCCGGGGTTATGGTGAAAACGCGGGCATGGATCATATCAGTATCTCCTTACCCACAACGATACCCATAATTACCCGTATGTCAAGAACAATGGCAACCATGCGGAGGAAGAAGACCTCGCTCCATTTTACTGCGGCGGCAAACGGGTTGCCGTATTCAAACCGGGCCTGCTGCCTTCCAGGTCCATTTTCTTTCCAATCCTGTAGGCGTCTACTATCCCATAAATCCAGAAGATAACTATAAAAGATAACCCGAGATTGTATACGAGGTTGGCGGAGGTGGAAGATACCTGGGCGGCTGCGTCTGTAACTGTTTTTGTATTGATTACGCCCCCCGCCAGATCAATTTTTTCGAGAATGGCAAGTATCTGCCGGACCGCTGTAACCACGATTACAATCAGGCCGGCGAATACCGTAAGCATCAAAACAATGCCGCGTTTATACTGTCTAAAGACAACCTGACCAAAGCCCGGGAATACCACACCGGACAACAGCGCCCCTTTTAATGATTTTTTCATAATGCTCCTCTTATCCTTTCAGGCAGCCTTTTACAGGATTCCCTTGTCCCCCTCGTTCTCAATATTCCTGCAGATGATCACATAAGGTCTGAAATCTGGGAATCCGGGGGACGGTTTCATGAATCGCTTCAGGCATATCATAAGTAAAAGCCTGTCAATGGGCAAGAGATCCTGGTGAAAAATGGATTACAGCTTCCCATGAGCCCGAGGCGGCCCTTCGCCACAAAGCATATTGTTTCACCACCCGTTTGTCACGCTTTAGCGTGACTCGCTGGAGGCACGGAGTTCCCGTTGGACGTTGGACCCGCTTTATCTACCGATGCGGGTATAAAGGACGGGTTTCGGGTTAAACGCGAAGCGAAGCTGGTTCACGGCGAAGCCGAGCGCTCAAACCCGGAAGCCGTCGCTAAGTGCTTAGGTAAGAACAGGACCTAGTTCCTGGTGCCTGGTGCCTAGGGAAATCAGTGCTTAGTGCCTGGTGCCTTGGAAAGTAAACTACCAGGAACTAGGGCTAGGAACTAGGAACTGGGTCCTAGGACCACCCTGCGCATAAACTGCGCGCAGGGGTGCCGATTACATTCCACGGTGCGCAAATTGTAACCTGCAGGATAAATACGAATATCTACCCATGACCCATGAAAGCATGAATTTGCATTATATTACAATGACATACGATGGTGGAAAAGAAGTTGGCACGGGGGTTGCTATAACCGAGGGTGAAGGCTCCTTTCTCACCCCGGTTGCACGGCAGCGGCAAACCCTTTCTCCCCTCCTTTAACCCTGCCGAGCGACCGGGTTTTTTTGCGCCCGGGTCACCCGATCAAACGACGGTACGTCCTCGCGAGCCGTTCGGGCCCCACCCCGAGGACATAGAGCCAGGTGACAAGCTGATTGACGATGGTCACCCGGAAAACACCTTTCTTCCTCCACTTCCTGGCGGAGGTCACGGCGGTCTCATCGAGAAGGACCACCCGGCCCTGACCGCGAAGGTGCCGCATGAGCTGGTAGTCCTCCATGATGGGCTGATCCGGGAAACCTCCGGCCAGCCGGAAGGCGGGCGCCCTGACGAAGATCGCCTGATCCCCGAAGACGATCCCCAGACGTGAGCGCCGATTGGCAAGCCGCTCGACGATGCCCATGGCAGCGGACCGGTAATCCACCGCGAAACGGAAAGCCCCCGCGACCACGTCCTCCCTGATCATGGCTCTTCCGATGGCCGTCTCGAACCCGTCCGGCAGGGACGTATCGGCGTGGAGAAACAGGAGGATGTCCCCGTGGGCAACCTCCGCCCCGCGGTTCATCTGGGCAGCCCGGCCAGGTTGGGAATCGACGACATGGATCTTATGTGCCAGGCAGGCCTCCAGGGTCCCGTCGGTGCTTCCGCCATCGGAAACGATCACCTCGACCCCGGGAACCGATTCCAGCCTTTCAAGCAGGGAATCGATCCACTCCTTTTCATTGAAGGTGGGGATGACGATGGAAATGGTAAGCTTCCGGTGCGCCTTCGGCGCCGCGGCGGCGGCCTTCTCCCAGTGGACAAGGTCCTCCGGCCCGTCAACATCGTCGAGGTCATCCAGCAGCCCAAGGTCGAGACCTGTTTCCGCCACAGCATTGATCGTTTCGGACAGAACGTTCCCGGTGCCCCACGGGATGTCCCTGAAAACTGCGTTGAAAAGGCCCTCCGGAGCTCCCGACCGGATGCCGATGAGGTAGTAGCCCCCATCGGTGGACGGCCCCAGGACGATGGGGTTGTCCTCCAGAAGGACCAGGGCCTCATCCACGTGGCCCCGGCCAAGCTCCGGGCAGTCCGTGCCGATAATAACGACCTTCCGGTACCCGCTCCCGAACGACTCCCTGAATGCCCGCTCCATCCTTGATCCCAGGTCGCCGTCTCCCTGAGGCACATAGTCCACTTCATCCCCCAGCCAGTTCTTCACGGCTGCCGGGTCCCCATCCGTGAAGCGGACCTGCATCTCCACAGTGCCGGCCCCATGGAGCTGAACTGCGGCCAGCGTGTGTTCGGTCATATCCCGGGAAAGATCGGCCGCACCCTGCTCACCGAGGACGGGGATCAACCGGGTCTTTGCTTTTCCCGGGACTGGATATCGGGTAAAAAGGATCAGGAGGGAGGAGGGCATGGCATCAGAAACCAGGGCTATCGCCGCTGAAAGCGGAGGAGCCGGTCGAATATCCCCTTCACCGCCGGGGTGAGGCGGGTACGGTTGTAGGCGTCAGCCGCCCTCCGGATGGCTTCGGCCTGGGTGGGATAGGGGTGGATGACACTCGAAAGGGAACCTAATCCCATCTTGGCCTGCATGGCCACACTG
This genomic interval from bacterium BMS3Abin14 contains the following:
- a CDS encoding PGL/p-HBAD biosynthesis glycosyltransferase/MT3031, which translates into the protein MPSSLLILFTRYPVPGKAKTRLIPVLGEQGAADLSRDMTEHTLAAVQLHGAGTVEMQVRFTDGDPAAVKNWLGDEVDYVPQGDGDLGSRMERAFRESFGSGYRKVVIIGTDCPELGRGHVDEALVLLEDNPIVLGPSTDGGYYLIGIRSGAPEGLFNAVFRDIPWGTGNVLSETINAVAETGLDLGLLDDLDDVDGPEDLVHWEKAAAAAPKAHRKLTISIVIPTFNEKEWIDSLLERLESVPGVEVIVSDGGSTDGTLEACLAHKIHVVDSQPGRAAQMNRGAEVAHGDILLFLHADTSLPDGFETAIGRAMIREDVVAGAFRFAVDYRSAAMGIVERLANRRSRLGIVFGDQAIFVRAPAFRLAGGFPDQPIMEDYQLMRHLRGQGRVVLLDETAVTSARKWRKKGVFRVTIVNQLVTWLYVLGVGPERLARTYRRLIG
- a CDS encoding adenosine monophosphate-protein transferase SoFic; the encoded protein is MIHARVFTITPEVLKLIAEIDEFKGRWTTLDHLPPDAMARLRRVSSIESIGSSTRIEGARLTDGQVEALLRGLDTTSFRSRDEEEVAGYAEAMNTVFESWEHIPLDENHLKQLHGILLRHSVRDAPHRGEYKKNPNHVEAFDSEGKSLGIVFETASPFATPGLMTRLTKSVNDAFDRDDLHPLLVIAAGVIHFLAIHPFQDGNGRLSRILTTLMLLHNGYGYVPYSSLERMVEENKDGYYQALRSSQAGIRTRDENLNHWTLFFLKALKAQKDNLARKLDREKELYRVPALSSEILQVVKERGRLTMAEAVTLTGANRNTLKVHLRRLVKQGRLAQHGAGKGTWYSLQ
- a CDS encoding spoVT / AbrB like domain protein, coding for MKPVATTKMSSKGQVVIPESIRKSLNLETGTQFVVVAEGDVVILKTITPPSMDAFDNVISKARRQAKKAGLTRADVKEMIDQTRKSG